One window of Enterobacter sp. RHBSTW-00175 genomic DNA carries:
- a CDS encoding rhodanese-like domain-containing protein has protein sequence MQEIMQFVSRHPVLSIAWIGLLAAVLFTTFKGLTSKIRVITRGEATRLINKEDAVVVDLRQRDDFRKGHIAGSVNLLPAEIKANNVGELDKHKAQPIIVVDGTGMQAQESASALHKAGFENVSVLKEGISGWSGENLPLVRGK, from the coding sequence ATGCAAGAAATTATGCAATTTGTTAGCCGCCACCCGGTACTGAGCATCGCGTGGATTGGTCTATTGGCCGCAGTGCTGTTCACTACCTTTAAGGGCCTGACGTCCAAAATTCGGGTTATTACCCGTGGTGAAGCGACGCGTCTTATCAATAAAGAAGATGCCGTCGTCGTCGACCTGCGCCAGCGCGATGATTTCCGTAAAGGCCACATTGCAGGTTCTGTTAACCTGCTGCCTGCTGAAATTAAAGCGAACAACGTTGGCGAGCTGGATAAGCATAAAGCCCAGCCGATTATCGTTGTAGACGGTACCGGGATGCAGGCGCAGGAATCTGCGAGCGCACTGCACAAAGCCGGTTTTGAAAACGTATCTGTGCTGAAAGAAGGCATTTCCGGCTGGAGCGGGGAAAACCTTCCTCTGGTTCGCGGTAAATAA
- the grxC gene encoding glutaredoxin 3 codes for MANIEIYTKATCPFCHRAKALLNSKGVTFQELPIDGDATKREEMIQRSGRTTVPQIFIDAQHIGGCDDLYALDARGGLDSLLR; via the coding sequence ATGGCCAATATCGAGATCTACACCAAAGCAACCTGCCCGTTCTGCCACCGTGCGAAAGCGCTGCTGAACAGCAAAGGCGTCACCTTCCAGGAACTGCCTATTGATGGTGACGCGACAAAACGCGAAGAGATGATTCAACGTAGTGGCCGTACGACGGTTCCGCAGATTTTTATTGATGCGCAGCACATTGGCGGCTGTGATGACTTGTATGCGCTCGACGCACGTGGTGGACTCGATTCCCTGCTGCGCTAA
- the secB gene encoding protein-export chaperone SecB yields the protein MSEQNNTEMTFQIQRIYTKDVSFEAPNAPHVFQKDWQPEVKLDLDTASTQLADDVYEVVLRVTVTASLGEETAFLCEVQQGGIFSVGGIEGNQMAHCLGAYCPNILFPYARECITSLVSRGTFPQLNLAPVNFDALFMNYLQQQAGEGAEQHQDA from the coding sequence ATGTCAGAACAAAACAACACCGAAATGACTTTCCAGATCCAGCGCATCTACACCAAGGATGTCTCTTTCGAAGCGCCAAATGCGCCACACGTTTTCCAGAAAGATTGGCAGCCAGAGGTTAAACTTGATCTTGATACCGCATCCACCCAACTGGCGGATGATGTGTATGAAGTTGTGCTGCGCGTAACCGTAACCGCTTCTCTGGGCGAAGAAACTGCATTCCTGTGCGAAGTACAGCAGGGTGGTATCTTCTCCGTCGGCGGTATCGAAGGTAACCAGATGGCGCATTGCCTGGGTGCATACTGCCCGAACATCCTGTTCCCGTATGCTCGTGAATGCATCACCAGCCTGGTTTCTCGCGGTACATTCCCGCAACTGAACCTTGCGCCAGTTAACTTTGATGCGCTGTTCATGAATTATCTGCAACAGCAGGCTGGCGAAGGTGCTGAACAACATCAGGATGCCTGA